The proteins below come from a single Agrobacterium vitis genomic window:
- a CDS encoding aminotransferase: MSLASFNPRVARLATPPIPSVFGWGRAYDAAAGPLIDLSQAAPGHPPHTDLLAWLAQAAGSAEACGYGAIEGELVLRKAYCTHLSDLYDADFTPEQIHITAGANQAFICAAMALAGAGERIALTDPFYFNHDTTLTMLGIETVALPCDSGNGFLPDLDRAEQVVKSGIKALALVTPNNPTGAVYPKELLADLYRLCRAHGVWLIVDETYRDFLDPGFGRPHELFSQPDWAEGLIQIYSFSKSFAIPGHRLAAICAGGPVVEQIAKIMDNLQICAPRAAQIALAKALPVLDGWRADNAAEIARRTVALRQAFDLLPQWHLASIGAYFAFARHPFGQAASIDVAEQMARRAGILAVPGGFFGSGQEGYLRLAFANVDCPTIATLPDRLRTFTMAG; encoded by the coding sequence ATGTCTCTTGCCTCCTTCAATCCGCGTGTCGCCCGGCTTGCGACGCCGCCTATTCCCTCGGTTTTCGGTTGGGGTCGGGCTTATGACGCAGCAGCGGGACCGTTGATCGATCTGTCGCAGGCCGCACCGGGCCATCCACCGCATACCGATCTGCTGGCCTGGCTCGCACAAGCGGCGGGGTCTGCCGAAGCCTGCGGCTATGGGGCAATAGAAGGGGAACTGGTGCTCAGGAAGGCTTATTGCACGCATCTTTCCGATCTTTACGATGCAGATTTTACGCCGGAGCAGATCCATATTACCGCTGGTGCAAACCAGGCTTTCATCTGTGCTGCCATGGCGCTGGCGGGAGCAGGTGAGCGGATCGCGCTGACCGATCCCTTCTATTTCAACCATGATACGACGCTCACCATGCTGGGCATCGAAACGGTCGCCTTGCCCTGCGACAGCGGCAACGGTTTTCTGCCGGATCTTGACCGGGCTGAACAGGTGGTGAAAAGCGGCATCAAGGCGCTGGCGCTGGTAACGCCCAACAATCCGACCGGCGCGGTCTATCCGAAGGAATTGCTCGCCGATCTTTACCGGCTCTGCCGCGCCCATGGCGTCTGGCTGATTGTCGATGAAACCTACCGCGATTTTCTCGATCCTGGTTTCGGCAGGCCGCATGAGCTGTTTTCGCAGCCGGATTGGGCGGAGGGTCTGATCCAGATTTACAGTTTTTCGAAATCCTTCGCCATCCCCGGTCACCGTCTGGCGGCAATTTGCGCTGGCGGACCTGTGGTGGAGCAAATCGCCAAGATCATGGACAATTTGCAGATCTGCGCGCCGCGCGCTGCCCAGATCGCGCTAGCCAAGGCGCTGCCGGTTCTGGATGGCTGGCGGGCGGACAACGCCGCCGAGATCGCCCGGCGCACCGTGGCGCTGCGCCAGGCCTTCGACCTTCTGCCGCAATGGCATTTGGCATCGATCGGCGCTTATTTCGCCTTTGCCCGCCATCCGTTCGGGCAGGCCGCATCCATCGATGTCGCCGAACAAATGGCGCGGCGAGCGGGCATTCTGGCGGTTCCCGGCGGATTTTTCGGGTCGGGGCAGGAGGGTTATCTACGGCTTGCCTTCGCCAATGTCGATTGCCCGACCATAGCGACATTGCCGGACCGGTTGAGGACATTTACGATGGCTGGTTGA
- the speB gene encoding agmatinase has product MAFDNEKLDALRRKYGGETGGEVFDPRFKRVAEKIFDSKGTRLAPYSGIPTFLSAPYRQVEAENPDFGGLDVGIIGVPMDLGVTNRPGSRFGPRALRTIERIGPYNHVLDCAPVHDLKVADVGDVPFASRYRLEQSHVDIENRIGQMVAQGVVPLSVGGDHSITHPILKAVGKDRPVGLIHIDAHCDTSGQFDQTKFHHGGPFRNAVLDGVVDPTRTVQIGIRGPAEYLWEFSYESGMTVIHAEEISALGISAVIAKALQVVGDGPTYLSFDIDSLDPAFAPGTGTPEVGGLTTREVLELLRGLKGVNLVGGDVVEVAPQYDSTTNTAQAGAQVLFEILSLMVFSPSIGKE; this is encoded by the coding sequence ATGGCCTTCGACAATGAAAAGCTCGACGCGCTGCGGCGTAAATACGGCGGCGAGACCGGCGGAGAAGTGTTTGATCCACGCTTCAAGCGGGTGGCTGAAAAAATCTTTGACAGCAAGGGGACGAGGCTTGCTCCTTATTCGGGCATTCCGACATTTCTATCGGCTCCCTATCGACAGGTCGAAGCGGAGAATCCGGATTTCGGCGGTCTGGACGTGGGGATCATCGGTGTGCCGATGGACCTTGGCGTCACCAACCGCCCTGGTTCCCGCTTCGGGCCACGGGCACTGCGCACCATCGAGCGGATCGGGCCGTATAACCATGTGCTGGATTGCGCGCCAGTGCATGACTTGAAGGTGGCGGATGTCGGTGACGTGCCATTTGCCAGCCGCTATCGGCTGGAGCAGAGCCATGTCGATATTGAAAACCGTATTGGCCAGATGGTGGCGCAAGGGGTAGTGCCGCTCAGCGTCGGTGGCGATCACTCGATTACGCATCCGATCTTGAAGGCGGTTGGAAAAGATCGTCCAGTCGGGCTTATTCATATCGATGCCCATTGCGATACCAGCGGCCAGTTTGATCAAACCAAATTTCACCATGGCGGCCCATTTCGAAATGCGGTGCTGGATGGCGTGGTGGACCCGACGCGCACGGTGCAGATCGGCATTCGTGGACCGGCGGAATATCTCTGGGAATTCAGCTATGAAAGCGGCATGACGGTTATTCATGCCGAGGAGATTTCAGCGCTTGGCATTTCAGCGGTCATCGCCAAGGCTTTGCAGGTGGTCGGGGATGGTCCAACCTATCTGTCCTTTGATATCGACAGTCTCGATCCGGCCTTTGCGCCAGGAACCGGCACGCCCGAGGTCGGTGGCTTGACCACACGTGAGGTGCTGGAACTGCTGCGTGGTCTGAAAGGTGTCAACCTTGTCGGTGGCGATGTGGTGGAAGTCGCGCCGCAATATGACAGCACCACAAATACGGCGCAGGCGGGGGCACAGGTGCTGTTCGAAATCCTCAGCCTGATGGTTTTCAGTCCGTCCATTGGCAAGGAATAG